A window of the Acidithiobacillus thiooxidans ATCC 19377 genome harbors these coding sequences:
- a CDS encoding cytochrome ubiquinol oxidase subunit I produces MLLENTWPVLLSRLDFAWITSLHILYTPLTIGMAWILFALEVAWLRTGNERWYRLERFFEKIFIINFGAGVATGVTMEMAFGILYGPFSQAVGPFFGNILGFETITAFMYEAGFIGLMIFGWGKIGKGMHLFSTFNVGLSSTLSAFWILVANSWMQTPDGIFLKHGLFEVKNWWSAIFNENCIWGFPHMWVATIELALFVTVGASAWFILKNRNADLFTRILRPALLALLIITPAQIWLGDGLGRTVAQTQPTSLAAMEGHYRTYLPDGKVDTGWHIIAFPNAQNTGNVFAITIPHVLSMLETHTMNGVVPGMDQFPAKDRPDVWVPFYSFRIMVTIGFFLFFVALWGNWLRLTGKLNATDLRKRPWFLRTVVFSAFLPYLAVWCGWWTREVGRQPWLVNGLMRTYQGVSHMTVGQEVFWWVGYIIFELTVWSGSWYFFSRVIAKGTDGIPHSDTLFHQDTGGKDGGEKAGGGLVKPTFAKPTLDKNV; encoded by the coding sequence ATGCTACTGGAAAACACATGGCCGGTGCTTTTGAGTCGTTTGGATTTTGCATGGATCACGTCCCTGCATATACTCTACACGCCTCTTACGATCGGAATGGCCTGGATACTCTTCGCTCTTGAGGTAGCGTGGCTACGAACGGGCAACGAGCGTTGGTATCGTCTGGAACGTTTCTTCGAAAAAATCTTTATCATCAATTTCGGTGCCGGCGTCGCTACCGGCGTCACCATGGAAATGGCTTTCGGCATCCTTTACGGTCCTTTCTCCCAAGCCGTCGGTCCATTCTTCGGCAATATCCTGGGTTTTGAAACCATCACAGCCTTTATGTATGAAGCCGGATTCATCGGCCTCATGATCTTTGGCTGGGGCAAGATCGGGAAAGGCATGCATCTCTTTTCCACTTTTAATGTTGGACTTTCATCAACTCTCTCCGCTTTCTGGATTTTGGTAGCCAATTCGTGGATGCAAACTCCAGACGGCATCTTTCTGAAACATGGGCTATTTGAGGTGAAGAATTGGTGGAGTGCCATTTTCAACGAGAACTGCATCTGGGGATTTCCCCATATGTGGGTAGCCACGATTGAGTTGGCATTATTTGTTACTGTAGGCGCTAGCGCCTGGTTCATCCTTAAAAACCGTAATGCCGATCTTTTTACGAGGATTCTCAGGCCTGCTTTATTAGCGCTTTTGATTATTACTCCCGCGCAAATCTGGTTGGGAGACGGATTGGGAAGAACTGTAGCCCAAACACAACCAACTTCTTTGGCAGCTATGGAAGGACATTATCGGACTTACCTGCCTGACGGGAAGGTAGATACTGGATGGCATATCATCGCCTTCCCGAATGCTCAGAATACGGGCAACGTGTTCGCCATTACCATTCCACATGTTTTAAGTATGCTCGAAACCCACACTATGAACGGCGTCGTTCCTGGTATGGACCAGTTTCCAGCCAAGGATCGTCCGGACGTATGGGTTCCGTTCTACTCTTTCCGGATCATGGTAACTATAGGTTTCTTCCTCTTCTTTGTGGCGCTGTGGGGGAACTGGTTACGTTTGACCGGCAAGCTCAATGCAACAGATCTGCGTAAGCGCCCCTGGTTCCTGAGAACGGTTGTGTTTTCCGCGTTTCTACCCTATCTGGCCGTCTGGTGCGGTTGGTGGACGCGTGAAGTGGGACGGCAGCCATGGTTGGTGAACGGTCTCATGCGCACATATCAAGGTGTCAGTCATATGACGGTTGGTCAGGAGGTTTTCTGGTGGGTTGGCTATATCATTTTTGAACTGACCGTTTGGAGCGGCTCTTGGTATTTCTTCAGTCGCGTCATCGCCAAAGGCACCGACGGTATCCCCCATTCAGATACGCTTTTCCATCAAGACACAGGCGGAAAAGACGGTGGAGAAAAAGCTGGCGGAGGTCTTGTTAAACCGACTTTTGCCAAACCTACGTTAGACAAAAACGTATGA
- a CDS encoding cytochrome d ubiquinol oxidase subunit II yields MFDLARIATTLSTWWWLLLCLSFLFYIGLDGADLGAGVFALFAKDEQERAAIMASMAGVWDANETWLVVAGGVIFGAFPLVYGSTFNYLLIPLAFALWGIISRAIAFEFHGHAIRSKKSWGLAFALGSLLAPFGAGVALGATLQGFPMQHGIALEGVAAAHASAFDAIPHFSGGPFSFLSPFSIWTGIGAVIAGGLAGGLYLCARFDHEDPIYKRAVKWTNLFSLLALGAIVITLIWSYAIFPWVSAKWTGPYWWVWLIWILFILFFAYKSMMAHSSRQDFAALLWGEGVVALMWFAMWATMFPYIVPETWTIAQAANPTDSIAVFTLFMTGFFPIMVGYNAYQIWVFRGRTTKMATYSGH; encoded by the coding sequence ATGTTTGATCTTGCAAGAATTGCCACCACACTGTCTACCTGGTGGTGGCTGCTCCTCTGTTTGTCTTTCTTGTTTTATATAGGTCTTGATGGTGCAGATCTTGGTGCTGGCGTGTTTGCCTTGTTTGCTAAAGATGAACAGGAAAGGGCCGCAATCATGGCCTCTATGGCGGGTGTTTGGGACGCCAACGAAACCTGGCTGGTGGTAGCCGGTGGCGTGATCTTTGGAGCCTTTCCCCTGGTTTACGGGTCAACGTTCAATTATCTTTTGATTCCCTTGGCTTTCGCCCTATGGGGTATTATATCTCGCGCTATCGCCTTTGAGTTTCATGGGCATGCTATCCGCTCTAAAAAATCCTGGGGTTTGGCATTCGCGTTGGGCAGTCTATTAGCACCTTTTGGGGCAGGTGTCGCATTGGGAGCGACTTTACAAGGCTTTCCCATGCAACATGGTATTGCGCTTGAGGGAGTTGCTGCTGCGCATGCGTCGGCTTTTGATGCCATACCGCACTTTTCCGGAGGCCCTTTCAGTTTTCTCAGCCCATTCAGTATCTGGACAGGCATTGGAGCAGTCATTGCTGGAGGTTTAGCTGGCGGACTCTATCTTTGCGCGCGCTTTGATCATGAGGATCCCATTTATAAACGCGCCGTAAAATGGACCAATCTGTTTTCTTTGCTCGCGTTGGGGGCCATTGTCATCACCTTGATATGGTCATATGCCATCTTCCCTTGGGTAAGTGCCAAGTGGACGGGTCCCTACTGGTGGGTGTGGCTCATCTGGATTTTATTCATCTTGTTCTTCGCTTATAAGTCCATGATGGCGCATTCCAGTCGTCAGGATTTCGCGGCGTTGCTCTGGGGTGAAGGTGTAGTCGCCCTGATGTGGTTTGCCATGTGGGCAACAATGTTCCCCTACATCGTACCGGAAACATGGACGATAGCGCAGGCGGCAAATCCGACCGACTCTATCGCCGTGTTTACTTTGTTCATGACGGGTTTCTTCCCTATCATGGTAGGCTATAACGCATACCAAATCTGGGTGTTCCGTGGTCGTACCACGAAAATGGCTACTTATAGCGGTCATTGA